Proteins encoded together in one Eublepharis macularius isolate TG4126 chromosome 2, MPM_Emac_v1.0, whole genome shotgun sequence window:
- the LOC129323392 gene encoding LOW QUALITY PROTEIN: transmembrane protein 151B-like (The sequence of the model RefSeq protein was modified relative to this genomic sequence to represent the inferred CDS: deleted 1 base in 1 codon), with product MKMISRELFFFSLPSSPFLFVLSTSQQQPVKQSLSASMCRDSHWKCLLLSILMYSCLGAVAWCQLTQVTKLSFDSSFKGKSMIYHDSPCSDGYVYIPLAFLTMLYVVYLVECWHCRAKSELQYKADVESVYDRIARMKQAKPCIWWKAISYHFVRRTRQVTRYRNGDAYTTTQVYHERVNTHVAEAEFNYSHCGFKDISKELMGLEWYSATRLKFTKCFSFANTESENSYLTQRAHFFTEIEGLDDYMEVREGMQLKNIDFKEIMMAYGDPEHLPWYVSHYAFWVAAVMMLSWPLRVFIEYRTACVHYHVEKLLGVEYRVPAVAEEPLYRYRIPRVSTQDSTELEWHICTNRQLIPSYSEAMLLDLTNPPTCRGYSRYSEVTHGCEHCLHASSTSSIFSRHAFHSCSGNSQLSLNTSHFSLCRIHGSHRTGLGRSHSSSIADRGCQDDQWCSHSSQLAINENPPTYHDARFFPVLIVHRPERQERRQFYLRRASCLETSL from the exons ATGAAAATGATCTCACGAgaacttttctttttctctctcccctcttctcCCTTCCTTTTTGTGCTATCTACTTCTCAGCAACAGCCTGTTAAACAGTCTTTGAGTGCTTCCATGTGCAGAGACTCCCACTGGAaatgtctccttctctccattCTTATGTACAGCTGCCTGGGGGCTGTAGCTTGGTGCCAGCTCACACAAGTTACCAAGCTCAGTTTTGATAGTTCTTTTAAAGGCAAGTCCATGATATATCATGATAGCCCCTGCTCTGATGGCTATGTCTATATTCCATTAGCATTTCTCACCATGTTGTATGTGGTTTACTTGGTTGAGTGTTGGCATTGCCGGGCCAAAAGTGAACTCCAGTAcaaggctgatgtggaaagtgtCTATGACCGAATTGCCCGAATGAAGCAGGCTAAGCCATGCATATGGTGGAAGGCCATCAGCTATCACTTTGTCCGACGAACCAGGCAGGTGACTCGGTAC CGCAATGGTGATGCTTATACAACTACCCAGGTCTACCATGAAAGAGTCAACACGCATGTGGCTGAAGCTGAGTTCAATTATTCCCATTGTGGATTCAAGGACATCTCCAAGGAACTCATGGGCTTGGAGTGGTATTCAGCCACAAGACTGAAATTCACCAAGTGTTTCAGCTTTGCCAACACAGAGTCTGAGAACTCATATCTAACACAGCGGGCTCATTTCTTCACAGAGATCGAAGGGCTGGATGACTACATGGAGGTCAGAGAAGGCATGCAACTAAAAAATATTGACTTCAAAGAGATCATGATGGCCTATGGGGACCCAGAGCATCTCCCATGGTACGTGTCCCACTATGCATTCTGGGTGGCTGCTGTGATGATGCTTTCCTGGCCACTGAGAGTTTTCATAGAGTATCGGACTGCCTGTGTGCACTACCATGTGGAAAAGCTCCTTGGGGTGGAGTACAGAGTGCCAGCTGTGGCAGAGGAGCCCTTGTACAGATATCGGATCCCCAGGGTCAGCACTCAGGACAGCACTGAGCTCGAGTGGCACATCTGCACAAACCGCCAGCTGATCCCCAGCTACTCAGAGGCCATGCTCTTGGACTTGACAAATCCTCCCACATGCCGTGGCTACTCCAGATACAGTGAGGTCACTCATGGCTGCGAGCACTGCCTTCATGCCTCCAGTACCTCTTCCATCTTCTCTCGCCATGCCTTTCACAGCTGCAGTGGAAACTCACAGCTCTCTCTTAACACCAGCCACTTCTCCTTGTGCCGGATTCATGGCTCTCACAGGACAGGACTAGGGAGAAGTCACAGCAGCAGCATTGCTGACCGTGGCTGCCAGGATGACCAGTGGTGCTCCCACTCAAGCCAACTGGCCATCAATGAAAACCCACCCACTTACCACGATGCTCGTTTTTTCCCGGTGCTAATTGTGCATAGGCCTGAAAGGCAGGAAAGGAGGCAGTTCTACCTCCGTCGTGCATCCTGCCTGGAGACTTCACTGTGA